One genomic region from Mesorhizobium terrae encodes:
- a CDS encoding YeiH family protein: MSVASSLDRPLVSPAAAREPARADKATVWAGIVLAVIVAASAFSIRQLPGLGIFSPMILAVIVGIVFSNLVGLPANTRPGIAFCQRTLLRQAIVLLGFQLTLTQLTAIGVTGVGIVALSLVATFCFTLGLGRMLGVDRKLAELIAAGTSICGASAIVATNAVTSASDEDVAYAVACVTLFGTVAMLGYPLLAGPAGLDPHGFGLWAGASIHEIAQVIGAGFQVGPQAGEISTIAKLARVAMLAPVVITLGLLAARSRTGEKTAKPPMPWFVVAFVAVVVLNSAVEVPAEVKSLIVFATTFMLSVGLAAMGLQTHIGKIRSRGLRPLLLALSAFVFIACFSLLLVKFAG; this comes from the coding sequence GTGTCTGTCGCCTCGTCCCTCGACCGCCCCCTCGTTTCGCCCGCAGCGGCCAGGGAGCCGGCGCGCGCCGACAAGGCAACGGTCTGGGCCGGCATCGTGCTGGCTGTCATCGTGGCCGCCTCCGCATTCTCGATCCGGCAGTTGCCGGGGCTCGGCATTTTCAGCCCGATGATCCTGGCGGTCATCGTCGGCATCGTTTTCTCCAACCTGGTCGGCCTGCCGGCCAATACGCGCCCCGGCATTGCGTTTTGCCAACGCACCTTGCTTCGGCAGGCAATCGTGCTGCTCGGCTTCCAGTTGACGCTGACGCAACTCACCGCGATCGGCGTCACCGGCGTCGGCATCGTCGCCTTGTCGCTGGTCGCCACCTTCTGCTTCACGCTTGGCCTTGGTCGCATGCTGGGCGTCGACCGCAAGCTCGCCGAACTGATCGCCGCCGGCACCTCGATCTGCGGCGCCTCGGCCATCGTTGCCACCAATGCGGTGACCAGCGCCAGCGACGAGGACGTCGCCTATGCGGTTGCCTGCGTCACCCTGTTCGGCACGGTCGCCATGCTGGGCTACCCGTTGCTGGCAGGGCCGGCCGGCCTCGACCCGCATGGTTTCGGCCTGTGGGCGGGCGCTTCCATTCATGAAATCGCGCAGGTCATCGGCGCCGGCTTCCAGGTCGGTCCGCAAGCCGGCGAGATCAGCACCATCGCCAAGCTGGCGCGGGTGGCGATGCTGGCCCCTGTGGTCATCACGCTCGGCCTGCTGGCGGCGCGGAGCAGGACCGGCGAAAAGACGGCGAAGCCGCCAATGCCGTGGTTCGTGGTCGCCTTCGTCGCCGTCGTGGTGCTGAACAGTGCCGTCGAAGTGCCGGCCGAAGTGAAGTCGCTGATCGTCTTCGCCACCACCTTCATGCTCTCGGTCGGCCTTGCCGCCATGGGCTTGCAGACGCATATCGGCAAGATCCGCTCGCGCGGCCTGCGCCCCTTGCTGCTTGCGCTTTCGGCGTTTGTCTTTATCGCTTGCTTCAGCCTGCTTTTGGTCAAGTTCGCAGGTTGA
- a CDS encoding D-lyxose/D-mannose family sugar isomerase, whose amino-acid sequence MKRSNVNAIIREADAFIRSFGYIMPPFAYWTPEEMKARRGSSAGIFESRLGWDITDYGQGKFDELGLFLFTVRNGRFEDMKKGAGMLYAEKIMISRKDQLSPMHRHVIKAEDIINRGGGKLVLELFMPDAEGGIDPKAEVSVPVDGTIRKLPAGGLLKLDPGESVTLLPGVWHAFWAEGKDVLIGEVSTVNDDLTDNIFREPIGRFSDIEEDVAPLHLLVADYERWLG is encoded by the coding sequence ATGAAACGCTCGAACGTCAACGCCATCATCCGCGAGGCCGACGCCTTCATCCGCTCCTTCGGCTACATCATGCCTCCGTTCGCTTACTGGACGCCGGAGGAGATGAAGGCGCGGCGCGGCAGCTCGGCCGGCATTTTCGAGTCCCGCCTCGGCTGGGACATCACCGATTACGGCCAGGGCAAATTCGACGAGCTTGGCCTCTTCCTGTTCACCGTGCGCAACGGCCGCTTCGAGGACATGAAGAAGGGCGCCGGCATGCTTTATGCCGAGAAGATCATGATCTCGCGCAAGGACCAGCTCTCGCCCATGCACCGCCACGTCATCAAGGCGGAAGACATCATCAACCGCGGCGGCGGCAAGCTGGTGCTGGAACTGTTCATGCCCGACGCCGAGGGCGGCATCGACCCCAAGGCCGAGGTCTCGGTACCGGTTGACGGCACCATCCGCAAGCTGCCGGCCGGCGGCCTGCTCAAGCTCGATCCGGGCGAGAGCGTCACGCTTCTGCCCGGCGTGTGGCACGCCTTCTGGGCCGAGGGCAAGGACGTGCTGATCGGCGAGGTCTCCACCGTCAACGACGACCTCACCGACAACATCTTCCGCGAGCCGATCGGCCGCTTCTCCGACATCGAGGAAGATGTGGCGCCGCTGCACTTGCTGGTGGCGGATTACGAGCGCTGGCTGGGCTGA
- a CDS encoding coniferyl aldehyde dehydrogenase has product MLHVRPDLLRERFEAQRRAFAAEPFPTLVVRKDRLKRLLALTDNHEKAICEAIAADFGSRSAHETRFAELFVVRAGINHAISHVASWMRARRVATSLPFLPGSNRLVPQPLGVVGVVSPWNYPFQLAVAPATAALAAGNRVLMKPSELTPAFSALLADLVAQHFAPEEVDVVTGDAETGKAFVSLPFDHLIFTGSTAVGRQVALAAAANLTPVTLELGGKSPAILDPSCDMDAAVRSIAFGKLLNAGQTCIAPDYIMVPQGQAAAVTGKFAEAVKRFYPTLKANKDYSSIVSDRHYQRLTALVEEARAGGAEVTEINPAGETLPPEGRKFAPTLVRNAPEDSRLMREEIFGPVLPILEYASLDDAIGHVNRHDRPLALYWFGTDTTARERVLHETIAGGVTVNDCLLHIAQERQPFGGVGASGIGAYHGEWGFRTFSKEKPVFLQSRFNGGALLHPPYGAMFERVLKMLRLVT; this is encoded by the coding sequence ATGCTGCATGTCAGACCCGATTTGCTGCGCGAACGCTTCGAGGCACAGCGCCGCGCCTTCGCCGCCGAGCCATTCCCGACGCTGGTCGTGCGCAAGGACCGGCTGAAGCGCCTGCTGGCGCTGACCGACAACCACGAAAAAGCCATTTGCGAGGCCATCGCCGCCGATTTCGGCAGCCGCTCGGCGCATGAAACCCGCTTTGCCGAGCTGTTCGTGGTGCGCGCCGGCATCAACCACGCCATCTCGCATGTCGCCTCCTGGATGCGCGCGCGCCGCGTCGCCACCAGCCTGCCGTTCCTGCCGGGCTCCAACCGGCTGGTGCCGCAGCCGCTCGGCGTCGTCGGCGTCGTCTCGCCCTGGAACTACCCGTTCCAGCTGGCCGTGGCGCCGGCCACCGCAGCCCTTGCCGCCGGCAACCGCGTGCTGATGAAACCGTCCGAACTGACGCCCGCCTTTTCGGCACTGCTCGCCGACCTCGTCGCCCAGCATTTCGCGCCGGAGGAAGTCGATGTCGTTACCGGCGACGCCGAGACCGGCAAGGCCTTCGTCTCGCTGCCCTTCGACCACCTCATCTTCACCGGCTCGACGGCGGTCGGCCGGCAGGTGGCGCTTGCAGCCGCCGCCAACCTGACCCCGGTGACGCTGGAACTCGGTGGCAAGTCGCCGGCGATCCTCGATCCGTCCTGCGACATGGACGCGGCGGTCAGGAGCATCGCCTTCGGCAAATTGCTCAACGCCGGCCAGACCTGCATCGCACCCGACTACATCATGGTGCCGCAAGGCCAGGCGGCGGCCGTGACCGGCAAGTTCGCCGAAGCGGTGAAACGCTTCTATCCGACGCTGAAGGCCAACAAGGACTATTCCTCGATCGTCTCCGACCGCCATTACCAGCGGCTGACGGCGCTGGTCGAGGAGGCGCGCGCCGGCGGTGCCGAGGTGACCGAGATCAACCCTGCCGGCGAGACATTGCCGCCAGAGGGCCGCAAATTCGCGCCGACCCTGGTGCGCAACGCGCCGGAAGACAGCCGGCTGATGCGCGAGGAAATCTTCGGGCCAGTGCTGCCGATCCTCGAATACGCTTCGCTGGACGACGCCATCGGCCACGTCAATCGGCACGACCGCCCACTGGCGCTGTACTGGTTCGGCACCGACACGACGGCGCGCGAACGCGTGCTGCACGAGACGATTGCCGGCGGCGTCACCGTCAATGATTGCCTGCTGCACATCGCGCAGGAACGCCAGCCCTTCGGCGGCGTCGGCGCCAGCGGCATCGGCGCCTATCACGGCGAATGGGGTTTCCGCACCTTCAGCAAGGAAAAGCCGGTCTTCCTGCAATCGCGCTTCAATGGCGGCGCGCTGCTGCATCCCCCATACGGGGCGATGTTCGAACGCGTTTTGAAGATGCTGAGGCTGGTAACCTGA
- a CDS encoding LysR substrate-binding domain-containing protein → MTLEQLRIFVAVAEREHVTNAARDLNLTQSATSAAVAALEARYATKLFDRVGRRIALTDAGRLFLAEARSVLARAAAAELVLADLAGLKVGSLGLGASQTVGNYWLPRFIHAFRSQHPGIGVSLTMGNTETVAAHVRDGEANLGFVEGEVDEPSLAVTTVAEDEMVLLAPAGHPWGQLGKDEKPVLGSASWVLRESGSGTRSTLAAMLRKDGIAEADIDIGLVLPTNEAVRTAVAAGAGVTVMSRLVAANALAAGSLIAVDYPVPRRRFYMLRHKERYATAAETEFMRLIGEGLPDR, encoded by the coding sequence ATGACGCTGGAGCAGTTGCGCATCTTCGTTGCCGTCGCCGAACGCGAGCATGTGACGAACGCGGCGCGCGACCTCAACCTGACGCAATCGGCGACAAGTGCTGCCGTTGCTGCTCTTGAAGCGCGTTATGCGACCAAGCTGTTCGACCGCGTTGGCCGCCGGATCGCACTGACCGATGCCGGCCGCCTGTTTCTCGCCGAGGCGAGGTCGGTGCTGGCGCGCGCCGCCGCCGCCGAACTGGTGCTGGCCGATCTCGCCGGGTTGAAGGTCGGCTCGCTCGGCCTCGGCGCCAGCCAGACCGTCGGCAATTACTGGCTGCCGCGTTTCATCCACGCCTTCCGTTCGCAGCATCCCGGCATCGGCGTGTCGCTAACCATGGGCAACACCGAGACGGTCGCCGCTCATGTGCGCGACGGCGAGGCCAATCTCGGCTTCGTCGAGGGCGAGGTCGACGAGCCGAGCCTTGCCGTCACTACGGTGGCCGAGGACGAGATGGTGCTGTTGGCGCCGGCCGGGCATCCTTGGGGACAACTCGGCAAGGACGAGAAGCCGGTGCTGGGTTCGGCCAGCTGGGTGTTGCGCGAAAGCGGTTCGGGAACGCGTTCCACGCTCGCCGCCATGTTGCGCAAGGACGGCATCGCCGAGGCCGATATCGACATCGGCCTTGTGCTGCCGACCAACGAGGCAGTGCGTACGGCGGTGGCGGCGGGAGCAGGGGTGACGGTGATGTCGCGCCTCGTCGCGGCCAACGCGCTCGCCGCCGGCAGCCTGATCGCCGTCGATTATCCGGTGCCGCGCCGCCGCTTCTACATGCTGCGCCACAAGGAGCGCTACGCCACCGCCGCCGAGACCGAATTCATGCGGCTGATCGGCGAAGGGTTGCCGGACCGGTAG